In Struthio camelus isolate bStrCam1 chromosome 12, bStrCam1.hap1, whole genome shotgun sequence, the DNA window GTGGTTCACAGAGACTACAGAACAGAAAGTAGTGGTCAGTGGCccacaatgaaaagaaagaaaagggagaagaatgtGCAGAACAGCATATTTTATCCACAGGTGCTATCTCAGTTAAATTCTGTCTGGTTAGATTTGTTTGAAGAACCATGCTGAAATTAACTTGGAGTTTTGTCCAAATAAGATTTGctgaattttttcctctttcttaaatATTACCTACAATTCATTTTACATGTTCTGAATCATGTAAGAAACATGCCTTAGGATTTCAGACTTCTTAAgactaaaaggaataaaaaagatcCCTCCTACAGAAACCACAGCTGAATCTCTAAGTTCCAATTTTGCAACTTAGTTAAAATGCTATGACACTTCCCACCATGAAATTGCTTCTGTGTTATTAGTTTAGTGAAAATGTAGTCACTGTAGTTGATGTTTTCTATGTCATGTTCACttcaaaatgggattttttttagttttctttttttagtgtgtGTATATGCAAAACATTCATGGAAAGTATATGGGCAAGTGTGTTGCTTGCTCATactaaaaaaatctcaaaaccaTTATGTCGTAAAACTACAACACCTTCACACTTTGGAGCAAACAGTTGACGCAGGCAAGGCAGGTACTGTTATGTCAAGTATTTATCTTGTGTGGACTTGTGAACCTGAAAAGAGGCTCGATTTGGAAGGCCAGTAGgaacaggagaggagagaagccaGAATGGGaaatatatagaagaaaaaaatatgaaagtacAAATAAGTCTATAACCATGACATCCTAAAAGTAAACTAAGTTCTGATTTTCTACATATTTCCAGTTGGGGAAAAACActaataaaaaatgagaaaatatgcaACTCGCCCTTCTCCTATAACCATTCCGCAGTGAGTGTTAACAGCTTACTACTGCTATTTAATTCTTTTTGTTCATCCAGACTGTGAGATGTAAAAGTTCAAATCCTGCTAATGACCCAAGCTGAAGGTCAACATGGTTTCCCGTTATGACAATTCTATCTTTAAAGATTTTCTAAAGCTATAAAAGTAGACTAGAATGAAAATGCAACAACTACATGACGAAAACATCAGGTTTGTGAGCCTAACTTTCAAGAGTTAAGAGGTTTCATATTTGACTTTGACAGGTCTCTGTGACCTTGTCACAGAGACAAGGTAAAATCCTTTTATTCAAAAGCTCTTCTGCTTTGATTGCTCAGATAAATGTGGTTTGAATCCAATTACACCAACTTCTGAGTTGCCAAACTTGAAGTGAGGATGCCAAACCAAGCCAGGGTATTCCTAACCCAATCCCATGACTTTTATTACAGAGGCAAAGATCGATGTCGGCATTTTGTCATCAATCACTTGAGTAACGGCTGCTATGTTGTGTCTGGGGATACCTGCGCTCATGAAAGTCTTGCAGAATTGATAAGCTACTACAAAACAACTGTAATTGAGCCGTTTGGAGAAAGTCTTACAACTGCCTATGCTAAGGTGGGTTAAGGAGTTCAGAATTCAGTTAGTTGCTGATGAAAGGGAACCGAATatactaaaatatttgttttgttgctttggcCTAGGCTAAAAAATATTGCACTGAAGAATGCTTCATCAACATGTTTGTGATTAATCAGAGGACGCAAAAATACTTATAGCTGAGCATGGGATATTGTTGCCAAGACAGGCAAATAAAGTAGAATTTTGAAATCAAACACAGTAAAGAATAGTGCAAATATGATAAAGAATATTGCAGACTAAGGTAAAACAAGCTTTCCAAGTTGAAAATATGCATGCAGGCTGCATGAGGAATTAATGGTTATTTCAACAATGGATCTCATTTACTGCTTGTGAAGACTGCTGCTCTAATTAATACTTATCAGTTTGTTGGATGGACATGCTTTAGTTCAAACTATACTCTCATTCCATTCAATCACCAACATCTCCAGTCCCTTCAATGGAGTTGCTACAGAATGGCATAGCTATGCCAGAAAGCAGAATTCAGCCCCTTACTGGAATTCTATTTTGATCAGTTGCACCTCTTATTTTTATAGCACAAATTGAGAACACAGGCATATCTCTGTGCAACAGGATTCTGAAATATGCATCCCTAAAAAGACACATCATGAACGTGAACTTAAATAGTAATTTTCATATCCTTTCTGAAGTATTACACCCCCTACATTACTTCCAGAGTATTATACAGAAATGCTATATGAAAGTGTTAGCTTTCACAGAATGAACAACACAGATTTCTAACTTTTTTCTCCATAGACAGCTGACAAAAGTGTATACGATGAAACCACTTGGCAtcagaaaaataaaccaaacaatAAGACAATAGCTTCCTTATTTGCAAAGGAAATGTCCGGTAGCTCAACAGCCACAGTACCAGTGGGTAACACCTACAGCAATTCTGATCACAGTGAGAAACTCCTAGATTTCTCTTCAAgatcaaaaataacatttcacgATCATTCGCAGAAAGCTGAGGTAAGACTCAACAGAAATTTAATAAATAGCTACTGATAACTATCTgaagaagaggcagaaactaCTCTTCAGTTAATTAGTGTCAGTAGCAGGATGGTGTTTTAGTACTACCATATACCCCATTCACAATTCAGTGACATTATAGAGTTATAGATATGTTTCTGATTGTACAGCATCATCCTTGAAATTATTTTGTGCCAGATGTAATTTTAACAGTTTCACTAAACAAAATCTTTGTTTGCAATGTGTTACAGTTACAGTCCGCCTGTGCTGCCTTCCAGGTGCAAGACTATATGATATCAGCACTGGGTTAGAAATAAGCCTGAGTTTCCACATTAGCTTGGGCAAATGACTAAACCTGCTATCTCAGTCCCTATCATCTGTAAGGTGGGAATATCAACACTTAGAGGCCTAAATCTCATATATCCTGTCTTTAAAGGAGGTTAATAGGAAAGCAGTAACTCTGAAAGACCTAGTAATGACTGTGAACACAATATCAATTAGTTTGCAATGTGATTTGTCACAGAAAAATTGCCCCATGAAATCTTGTGCTGCTTAAATTTAGGCCTCACCATTAAAGTGGCAACAGTCTTTCACCAGGTCTAGTGATTCCTAATCCAGGCTAGCATATTTGTTTCTGCAGCTCTACATTATGTCTGTTCTTATATCCAAAATCCACTGCAAATCTGCTGATACCACTCAGCACAAACCTAACAAAGAGCTACAAAGCGGTTGTTCCATTTCAGTCAAACTGACTCCCAGTTGTTCAAACTGACTCCCAGCCATCAGCATAAGACTTTTTATTGGGGATTTTAAAAATAGAGCCAACCACTTCCCCACATATATCCCCTTATATGAATGAACTACATATTCTGAATTCTTTTGATAATCTCAGATGCTAGCTTTATCAATCAAGCCATGACCCCCAGAGACTTAGTATGCATTTGAATTGTATAAGGATGTAGTAAGGGCTGCAAGATTTATAAAGTacattacttttccttttcattgCCTACAAGTGACTAAGGTCAAAACTATCTCAAAGACTTTTTGTTAATACATTGCATTTTGCATAGGTAACATTGGTGAAAATtggttctttcctttcttccttccaaaTTTCATCAGGATTCTGACATAGCTCCACCACTGCCAGAGAGGAGCAGCTTGCTCACATTTGAGACCCTGAAGCATGATTTAGACAAACAAGACAACATTGTATACGCAGAGCTGAACAAACGCCTTCTAACTGACACAGCTATTGCTCTGGAGACGCAGACTGCTACAGAGAAATGCCTTGAAAATTCAGCTTGCCTGTCAACCAGTACTCAGTGGAAACAGGGCACAAATATAAGCACAGTTTATACCATGACCAAGCAAACTGAATGTACATACAGCAAAAATATTGATCTTCTAAAGCCATCTCCTCCAGAAATCGTGTATGCTGAACTTCAGCTGCAGCAATGCAAAAATCACTCATTTCTTCACAGTCAGACGCTCCATTCCCTAACTCTTCCTCTATCAAGTGCTCCAGAAAACAAGCTGACATTATATTCTCCTGCTTCTCTGCACTCTACGTTCACTCCAAAATTACCCAACAAAGCAAGATTCACCACAGAGTCCCAAAGCTCAGAACAGCAGCTTGCAACCTATGAGACCTCTCTCCACTTTAGTGAAGACCTCAGAAAATCTGATGAGAAAGTCTCTTATGAATCACTGAAACACAGAATGTATGGGCAGATTGAGAAGATGAAGTCTGGCTTTGATAACGTGAGCACTGTTTATGAGCAGATTCCTACTGCATGGTTGAAGTCTTTCGGCTCAGATCAGGCTTCAGAGGGAATTTGTATACCTTCTTTAATGCAACCTATTGTTGCTTATAATCAGACATCAACTAAGAATAAACATATTCTCATATTCCATAACAGAGATCTATGCTGAAAAGATCCCTAAGATTTTCCTCAAAGGCTCATCTTCATGGCCAGTGCCTGTAACACATAGCACACATGAGCCAATTTCCTTGGATCTTGTAAAAGCAGTAGAGTCAGAAATAAAGTAGAGAATAGTTAGGGTTTCCTTTACAAAAAAGCAGTTGTCTGTTATTTGGAATCATCTGAATGAATACAAACCTGAGGTATTAATACAACAAATACCTTctgcaagccaaaaagcactAGGTTGTTATAATGAGTTGGAttgtttaaaagtaaaaattcatGACAAAAGATCACAAAAAGTATCCTTGATGCCTACAGCAAGAGGCAGTATCttgattaaaataatatttcttgaaACTTAGCATATATGTAAACATATTATCTATAATAAAAGGTATATTAAAGAAAGTTATATTCTTACAGACTAAAGATAGTATGAATTTTGGGAGGCTAGCTTTTAGGCTGCTAAGTGTTTTCCTAGAGAAGAGTAGATGTCAGAAAGGCATTTAACACTACAGTAGACAATGTGCTAGTAACTGTGCAACATGATCAGAGCTGGAAAGATTTGGGGTTTTTGGGGGATATATAGAGGAAATGCCTATTATACATTTTCCATCTCTAACATTATGAGTACCTTAAAAATCAACACCTGACAGTGATATACTCAAATCACTGATTCCATGTTTGCTAGCTGTTACATATTAATACTACACACATGCAGGTGATGCAAAGATTAGAGGATTTTATTCAGTTGCTTAAACTTACACACTTAGTGCTGTCTGAGATGCCATAGGGTATATCCTCTGtagcctccagctgctggtctgAAAGAGTGCGGATCTCACAACCTCTACTGTACCTTTCAGATGTCTCAGCTATCCTACAGACTCTCAAATGGCAACACAATAGGATGCATATTTAGGCAACTGGATCAAAATTATACTTTCACTGGCTTGGGAAATGTTTCTTTTCGCTTCcctaattacatttttcttccttttttgttggcAGATGGATAGgagaagaagattttttttcactgacagGAAGAATAAATCATGAAGAAGGAATGTTACATTTGCTTAATTTTATAGGTCACAAAGGCATACAAGGACGACTTCATCCTTTTAATAATTTCACCAACGAGAAAAAAATATGCCTATTTTGAATATCTAAGTAAAGGCAGAACCTAAAAAGCAAATTCACCACTATTGCTGTTCTGAGGAAAACAAAGCCTCAGGTGAGAGGACCCTCTCAATCTCAGTTTTCATTACACCAAACTATGTGTTTTTAGGGCCAAATCTCAAGAATCCCAGACTGACCCAGTATCCCAAGCTCATCAGCATGGAACACATGGTGGCAGAGGGTCTGGAGGAGCCTCACATTTTGCACAAGACCTACCTTCAGTTTCCTGGGCTGTATTGTTTCAAACTGCGAGGAGCAAGATACCTTTTACATGGATCAGTCATATAACTGTCTTTTTCTCACTGTGTACAGCAATAATGGCAGCATTgctttcctattttttctgtGGCACTGGCCACTTAAATGTTTTCAACGCAGAAACAGCAATAGCAGTGCAAAACCATTATTGAACCTACAGACTCACAGATAATTCAACAGATTCTGTGCTAACAAAAAACTCCAGCTAATGGAATATGTGAATTTTTACTCCTCTATCAATTTGACTGACCTTGTGTTGTTCTTCACGTTCTTAGGCTGTAAACTCCTCTGAGGCAGGAACTGGGATTTTGCTCTGTCTTTGTACAGGACCTAACACAATGAAGTCCTGGTGAGGGGCTTAGAGTACAAATTATTATAGAAATGCTAATAGTATACTTAGGTACTTGTTTACATTAATTAAAGTAGTATTTCTATGCAATGTGAAACATTGATAATGAGTTATCATCAAGATATTACACTTTTTCAATACTATATTTTTCACTCTAAACAAAATCTTTGGTTTGATTATAACCTTCCTTTTTGCATGGCTAAACTCAACTCAATTAAAGCGAGTTTAATTCTAAAATTGGGAGAATCAAAGAAGAACCAAGCTCTTTGAACTTTAGTTTATTTGGATATTTATTTGAAATCTTCATTTGAATGTCTGGAAAATAGACAATCATTCATACTTTCTCTCAGCTTAAACTAAATGTACcatttaaatgagaaataaattatatatacttttaaaaacgTATTCTCCTTGTACAGATCCTTTAATCCTTTTATTTCACGTATATACTGATcataagaagttaaaaaaaactgttgttttgcttttatccATTAGATCCTGTTAGAATTCGTATCCTCCAAGCACTCCCAAGTGGTATTTTTGGGAGAAATGTAACAAACCTAATGTTTTCTGAAAAGGTGTAATTGGTTTTGTATTCAAACATCAGGAATTTCTGCCAACGGTGCTTTTTGTCTTCAATATACTCAGTCTCGCTAACAGTTTTTATAGCTGGCAAATACTGCAGCATATAGTCTGTGACTCTTCACTGGgcttttcaacttttttctaTGCAGCATTCATTCTTGCTTGAGCTTATTGTCAGGCACCAAGTGACGAAAAAAGTTTTATCAAGATCACTTGCAGAACTACTTGTGGAAAATAGTGAGTAACCTACCCCTGCACAACGCTAGTGGCACAGGAACCAGTGCAGGTGATCACAGAAAGATTGTACCATTTAGAGAGATCGCCAAATGGCAGAATGCCAGAGCAAAGCACTGGGGCTCAGCAACTCCCTGCAGCCACTACGGAGCATGAGCTGTCGAAAAAAGTCGTACCTAGGTGTCAGTAAACTTCACTATCTTTAGAGACAATATATGGATACTGGAAGCACAGGTTAGAATAATTCTATGAGTTTGCAAACTTTTGCCAGAGGATCAACTGACCTAATTTCACAAAGTTAGAACATTAAAGCTAAAAATACTCTGTCACACATTCCCTGTCCTCTTTCAGCCACCTTACATTGAAATCCTAATGCACAATATACAAGCTATCCTCAGCTTGAAAAATAAGACCAGATTTACCAATCCTCACAGCAGACAAAACGACAGTACTTAAGCAATTACTACTTTACGATGAAGCAAAGATTCCTTCTCCTCATAGTGTCCTACGTTCTTTGGAAGATTCTGAATACAAACTGTACATCTTGTTCCTTGTTCCTTGTTCAAAATACAACCCTTGATAATAAAGACTTCTGAAGCCCcgcacaaatgaaaaatataatgttttaGTAATTTAGGCTCACATTTCATAACAATCAATAAAAAAGGTTGaccaaaatgttttatattttcttgtgagttttggaaaagccttgttaAAAAAGCCAATAGTTCTCTGTACTTTTGCAATTCAACTGGATCGAAGACAGAAACAGAATGAAGACATTTATGTGTTCTTCAGATTCCAAAACAGTGGGAATATTCCAAAAATGCTTCAAACTATTCCCATTCTGTTCGGTTTACTTTTACTGACCATGTTCGTTCAAAGACACATCGGGTaaaacttccattttctttcttagtgGTTATGAACGCTTGACTATAActtcttctgtgtttttaaacaaGTTCTTTTTACATCCTCTTTAAGCTTCCAGCTAAAAGATCCAAAACAGTCTTATCACAAATCACTGCCAAGCATCACAGGTGGTTATAAATCAAAGCTGATAACAGCAAAAAACCCTAGAACTTTATTGTGAACCAAGAAAAAACATCAAACTAAACTAGACTAGACAGGGGTCTAAATTCGTTCATGAATTCCAGAAAAACAACTAGCATACAGCCAGCAACATCATCACCATATTacaattaaaagaaatgttaaaagaagGATCCTATGAGATAGAAAGCAAATCCCCTTCAAGACAAAGAAACCATGTGAAAATCTTGATTAGAACTTATCACCTCAGTTGTCTTTTCCTCCTGTCTCTATACTGACTTTCTAAGCTGAAAAGGATTTTAGAAATTGGTTGCTTCAGCAGTAATAGAGGTGATCGAAGGTCCTACTTGGGGGCAGAATAAATCTGTCAGAAAGACGATCAGGGAAGCGTCCTTGACTCTTTCTTCTGCATACACTTAATCATTTTCCCCCTTGCAGCAGGAAATAAAATGGAGATTAGTAAGAATTAAAGGCCTAAAACTCCGGAAGAGTCAGATTTCTCTGTAAATGATTAAATTCAATATCAGTAGATTAGCTGCCAATTCAAAAATTCCAACTGCTTTATATCTTAAGTAAGGTAAATAGGAGTGGGAAAGGCAGGAAGTTTTGTAGATTTTAACAGTCAGGTCATTGAGTCAAGTTCTGGGTTTTATCACAGGATTCATAACCCTCTCCGTTTCATTTTATTTAGCCAAGGAAGTCAAGATTTCTTAGCCTCTTCTCAAGCAATAGGCTTAATTTTCCCCGCTTTTCTCTGCACTGGAGTTCTTAAAGTTCTTAAAGTCCCCAACAGAAGAACGGCAGAAATATCATGTCTACCACCTCTCTgatgaaaataagcaaaataagcagaaaataagcAATAATGAGAATATAccataaatatctgaaaaattgGTCTGCTTCTCTAACACAGCTATACTTTTCAATGAAAACCCACTGAGTACAGTGGTCTTAATGTCTACAGCTGCACAATCAGAATAAGCCCTAAATTTCCTGGAAAACTTGAAAGACATAAAGCCTAACTTACGGCACTGCATCAGTCCTCTGACTATAAATACATGAGAGATTCATGAGTGAATCTTCAGATGAgacactgacattttcaaatggATATAAGAAATTTCAAGTTCCTTCCCAGAGAAGACTTGGTTGAAATATGAAGATACCGCTTAAAATATTTACTCTGGCTTTATCATAATTTGTTTCATCAAATGCTTGCTCAGAATTTCTACGGCAGAAGGATGTAGTAGTAAGCCTGCAGCGTCCTCATGTACAAAACGTACTCATCTCAAGCAAGCAAACGAGAAGGGCATGTTAGTTGAGTTCAGTGTATAGTTTTACAGGAAACAACAGcacagcaaaactcaggcatctgCGTTCTTTATAAAACCTCAGATATTCTTTGTTTAGACCAGTGAAATGAGAAaactcaaacaaaacaaatataagacaaaaatgaactgaaatggctaTGGATTCAGTGTCTTTTGCATTTTCCCATAGTCTCAGGGCAAAATTCTGTTTCCTCCTTACTGTCATTGATTAACTAGTCATGTTTGAATGAACTCATTGAAATCAACAGGACATACTACAGATAATGATGCTGTTTAGCACAAGTAGTATGGTACTAGATCTTCAGCTCAAAGAATTAGATGTTCTGCTGGCTGCCTGAATATAGAAATTTAATCTGGCATGATTTAGCTAACTGCAACACTTAAAGAGGAAGGTTAGGATGCTGAGAAAATATATATACCTTTATTGAGGAATGAATCCTCTTTATTTGTGATGAAGGGATTGAATGAATGCTGTGCACCGAGGATGCACAGATGTATCCATTCTTTATTACCCCAAAGTGCCCTTCTTCCTGGTGTTCACTGGTCACTGGAGCCAATTCACTGTAAAAGAGAAGATGTTCCTCTCTCTGTGCTCCATGATTCCTGCCCAGTTATTGGCTGGGTATATGGCCTGCAGTTCAGAGGTTTTGAGAAAGATGACGATTCAAAAATTCATTTGATGACCTATTAAAATAATACTCTTGAAATCACAGTTATACAGAGAATTAGAGGCAAATTTCATAACATAGGTTAATTTTTTGTCCAGAAGTGAACATAATTAAGCCTGAACTGGTCGTAGAAAGAGATGCTTGCATTAAGTTGGAAATACTTAGTACAGTGTTCCTGCAGAACACTGCAGGACTCTGAAATTTTAGTTTCACAAGCTATTCAGAAATGCCctttccaatttttattttacagcaaaCAGCTTGTTGCTCAGAagatttgctttcactttttttcccaagGTGCCTTGTGTGTCAAAAGAAACTTGAGTGAAACTGTGGAGTGCCATTTAGATTCCAGCTGAACCTGGAAATCCTTGCCCCCAGGAGTGGAAGCCTACGTATGTCACAGAACATTCACTTTTGTATTACGTAATTATGGCCTGACTTATGAACTTCAACAGAGCTCAAATTCATTAAAATTTCTCAAACTTGGAGAACGTTGCTTATTACACAGACTTTGTTACACAGCTTTCCTTTACTTCTCCTGGCTGCTATTATCAGACATTCCCCCCGAACTCATCTGCTGTATGAatccagaatattttctttcattttgcatatTATCTCATCAGGAGTGAGATAATAAAAATACTTGCAGCAAATCTGTTTTCCATCTCTGATAGTGCCTACTTATTAAAGTTCTTCAGAAATAGAACAATTTATCATCTGCAGGCTTTGTTGTTTATGCATTCCATATGGTTgaagaaagcaaattatttaagGACCTGATCCAAAGACACCGACTAAGCTGAGTGGGAGTCTTCCTGTTCTTGAGATCAGGTCCTCAAGGCTATCTGGCTGCTACAGAACTACTatagggagaaaaagaagtaacTCTAAGCAATTCAGGCTGGACCTTTTGCATTAACAACCTAGTATTTAATTTTGTGAATTtcttggaagaaggaaaagaccTCAAAACATAACGTTCTTAAAGTTCTTTGGACTCCAATGATTCACTTACAGGAGAtaactggaaatgaaaaaatgctgaaaatgaaccTTGTAGGACTGAATCTTTCCAATAGGAACACTTACTAGCAAATTCTGCAGAAAGCCAAAGTTTAAAGCAGTGCAGTAAGTATGACCCGTGAAACTATAAAGTCCAGTAATATTGTCATTTTTGGGAACAGTGAATTTACAGTAAGGAATTTATCTGTATTTCCTTACAATTTCTGTCTTTAATCATTGGAAGAAGAATAGTCACTGGAATcaccacaaaacaaacaaaacttttaaatatctgaaaagtcTTATTGAATTTCCTGGAATTCAATTTGTTCCTGAGAATACATGCATTTATTAACCCATTTGTTCAGGCAGAGCAAATAAAGTctttcagtttcaaaatattCCTATTGAGGGAATTCTCTCTGAATCTGCAATTGTTTTTTGTATGTGGAATCTTGTATCTGCACAAAGTCCTACTAAAATTAATTGTAGGgtcattttctgaaaatcaaaGTATCCATTTTAACTAAAATCccaatattctttttcttctcattgtTTACCAGGCCATAATGACAAAGTTGAACAGAGTCCTAAAAAGAAGAtcatttccttttaaaggaatCTAGTGAAAATCAATTTACTTCTAAGTGCCATTGAAGTGACCCAATTCAATTACTAAAAAAGGATTAACAATGATCAGTATTAGTTTACTATCAATACTGCCTCCAAGGTGATGTCAGGAGTAGCCTGTAAACATTGAGGACGAGAGGTTTATTAAAAAGCTGTTATCTGCCTTCCACAGTAAGAACTGGGCAGAATACTTTTTTGGACTGACCTGAGAACCATTGCTTGTCAAGAAAACACATACCTGGTACCTGCCTTGTCACAAAGCTTTACCTGAAGGGCCAGGCCAAAGTCTTCATTTAACACCCTTTCAGCAATCAGCTACCATTTTATACAGCTTGCTAGCTTATGTAAACAGATTGCAGGCTCTGCTTGTGTTGAATTGTCCAAGCTGAGATTAAGCTCACACCAAGGAGTCTTCCTATTCCTGGCAGTACTGCTTTCACTTGAGAAAAGTTACAGTAAAAAAAGGAGAAGCCTGGACTTGTGCTCATAACCCTGTAGCAGAGATAAAACACTTTGGCCTACGTTTGCAGGCACATTCAGCCTCAACTTATATGCGCACAGAACTGGAAAGAGTGTGCAAATTAGGGTTTGTATCACCTGGCTCATGAGCACGCATTCGGTAACATGCATGCGAGGTTAATTACGCACTTTAAATACATAGTCCTTGGAAGAAAGGGAAACAGTGTCCTAAGTACAGGT includes these proteins:
- the SH2D7 gene encoding SH2 domain-containing protein 7 isoform X2, with product MERKEQQLLLGKETSSEIANQSFQTLKEIVLKWFLETQAAIILENGTFPEWFHGFITRKQTEDMLRKRDVGCFLIRLSDRAIGYILSYRGKDRCRHFVINHLSNGCYVVSGDTCAHESLAELISYYKTTVIEPFGESLTTAYAKDSDIAPPLPERSSLLTFETLKHDLDKQDNIVYAELNKRLLTDTAIALETQTATEKCLENSACLSTSTQWKQGTNISTVYTMTKQTECTYSKNIDLLKPSPPEIVYAELQLQQCKNHSFLHSQTLHSLTLPLSSAPENKLTLYSPASLHSTFTPKLPNKARFTTESQSSEQQLATYETSLHFSEDLRKSDEKVSYESLKHRMYGQIEKMKSGFDNMDRRRRFFFTDRKNKS
- the SH2D7 gene encoding SH2 domain-containing protein 7 isoform X1, yielding MERKEQQLLLGKETSSEIANQSFQTLKEIVLKWFLETQAAIILENGTFPEWFHGFITRKQTEDMLRKRDVGCFLIRLSDRAIGYILSYRGKDRCRHFVINHLSNGCYVVSGDTCAHESLAELISYYKTTVIEPFGESLTTAYAKTADKSVYDETTWHQKNKPNNKTIASLFAKEMSGSSTATVPVGNTYSNSDHSEKLLDFSSRSKITFHDHSQKAEDSDIAPPLPERSSLLTFETLKHDLDKQDNIVYAELNKRLLTDTAIALETQTATEKCLENSACLSTSTQWKQGTNISTVYTMTKQTECTYSKNIDLLKPSPPEIVYAELQLQQCKNHSFLHSQTLHSLTLPLSSAPENKLTLYSPASLHSTFTPKLPNKARFTTESQSSEQQLATYETSLHFSEDLRKSDEKVSYESLKHRMYGQIEKMKSGFDNMDRRRRFFFTDRKNKS